In one window of Salmo trutta unplaced genomic scaffold, fSalTru1.1, whole genome shotgun sequence DNA:
- the LOC115186319 gene encoding uncharacterized protein LOC115186319 isoform X3, translated as MLLAMAPPRRKYDIKFKLAVIKFTEQNSGEATARHFGIDPKRTLKLKREAAIKAEKTMSKSTYEEEEDEEEDEHLTKTGMSKQDPNTSEVAMTEDGAAEQFEFQYGLEGPTFKNDNGECSKSHLSIIKVEQLDPLLPDQNVLSPDSSCGSGSPRDPGPPGSSGFGSSMSPAAQFFRKCHQAGCTQFIFSEFASRLNTITERISSQQASEEDFNLTLKVLEASGMLPEIFAKRDQEMEKRLKDLQRETESVRTARSAMRDACVMSVTPS; from the exons ATGTTGCTTGCCATGGCGCCACCAAGAAGAAAATACGACATCAAATTCAAGCTAGCAGTGATTAAATTCACAGAGCAAAATTCGGGCGAGGCAACAGCAAGGCATTTTGGAATTGATCCAAAACGA ACATTAAAGTTAAAAAGAGAAGCCGCAATAAAGGCAGAGAAGACCATGTCTAAGAGCACATATGaagaagaggaagatgaggaggaggatgagcatCTCACCAAGACTGGGATGTCAAA GCAAGATCCCAATACTTCAGAGGTAGCCATGACAGAAG ACGGGGCTGCAGAGCAGTTTGAGTTTCAGTATGGACTGGAGGGACCAACATTTAAGAATGACAATGGGGAG TGCTCCAAGAGCCATCTGTCCATCATCAAAGTGGAACAACTGGACCCCCTTCTCCCTGACCAAAACG TTCTTTCCCCAGACTCCAGCTGTGGTTCTGGGTCACCTAGGGATCCTGGGCCTCCTGGCTCGTCTGGTTTTGGGTCCAGTATGAGTCCAGCTGCACAGTTCTTCAGGAAGTGCCACCAGGCAGGCTGCACACAGTTCATCTTCTCTGAGTTTGCCTCCCGCCTCAACACTATCACTGAGAGGATTTCATCCCAGCAGGCCAGCGAAGAAG ATTTCAACCTCACCCTGAAAGTGCTGGAGGCCTCTGGGATGCTGCCAGAGATCTTTGCAAAGAGAGACCAAG AAATGGAGAAGAGACTGAAGGATttgcagagagagactgaatcGGTGAGGACTGCCAGGTCTGCCATGAGAGATGCCTGTGTCATGAGCGTCACCCCATCATGA
- the LOC115186319 gene encoding uncharacterized protein LOC115186319 isoform X2 — MESKKHTTENQNLTQKNQSRELRIVKNLANVKSNVWNHFGVIVNADKQLVDGFAACKKCKRVLAYDSQRTGTSSLKKHIGRCTTLKLKREAAIKAEKTMSKSTYEEEEDEEEDEHLTKTGMSKQDPNTSEVAMTEDGAAEQFEFQYGLEGPTFKNDNGECSKSHLSIIKVEQLDPLLPDQNDSSCGSGSPRDPGPPGSSGFGSSMSPAAQFFRKCHQAGCTQFIFSEFASRLNTITERISSQQASEEDFNLTLKVLEASGMLPEIFAKRDQEMEKRLKDLQRETESVRTARSAMRDACVMSVTPS, encoded by the exons ATGGAAAGCAAAAAGCATACCACGGAAAATCAGAATTTGACCCAAAAAAATCAAAGTAGGGAGCTCAGAATCGTGAAAAACCTGgcaaatgtcaaatcaaatgtatggAATCATTTTGGAGTAATCGTTAACGCTGACAAACAACTTGTGGATGGATTCGCCGCATGCAAAAAGTGCAAGCGGGTGTTAGCCTATGACAGTCAAAGAACGGGCACTTCCAGCTTGAAAAAACACATTGGGAGATGCACG ACATTAAAGTTAAAAAGAGAAGCCGCAATAAAGGCAGAGAAGACCATGTCTAAGAGCACATATGaagaagaggaagatgaggaggaggatgagcatCTCACCAAGACTGGGATGTCAAA GCAAGATCCCAATACTTCAGAGGTAGCCATGACAGAAG ACGGGGCTGCAGAGCAGTTTGAGTTTCAGTATGGACTGGAGGGACCAACATTTAAGAATGACAATGGGGAG TGCTCCAAGAGCCATCTGTCCATCATCAAAGTGGAACAACTGGACCCCCTTCTCCCTGACCAAAACG ACTCCAGCTGTGGTTCTGGGTCACCTAGGGATCCTGGGCCTCCTGGCTCGTCTGGTTTTGGGTCCAGTATGAGTCCAGCTGCACAGTTCTTCAGGAAGTGCCACCAGGCAGGCTGCACACAGTTCATCTTCTCTGAGTTTGCCTCCCGCCTCAACACTATCACTGAGAGGATTTCATCCCAGCAGGCCAGCGAAGAAG ATTTCAACCTCACCCTGAAAGTGCTGGAGGCCTCTGGGATGCTGCCAGAGATCTTTGCAAAGAGAGACCAAG AAATGGAGAAGAGACTGAAGGATttgcagagagagactgaatcGGTGAGGACTGCCAGGTCTGCCATGAGAGATGCCTGTGTCATGAGCGTCACCCCATCATGA
- the LOC115186319 gene encoding uncharacterized protein LOC115186319 isoform X1, which yields MESKKHTTENQNLTQKNQSRELRIVKNLANVKSNVWNHFGVIVNADKQLVDGFAACKKCKRVLAYDSQRTGTSSLKKHIGRCTTLKLKREAAIKAEKTMSKSTYEEEEDEEEDEHLTKTGMSKQDPNTSEVAMTEDGAAEQFEFQYGLEGPTFKNDNGECSKSHLSIIKVEQLDPLLPDQNVLSPDSSCGSGSPRDPGPPGSSGFGSSMSPAAQFFRKCHQAGCTQFIFSEFASRLNTITERISSQQASEEDFNLTLKVLEASGMLPEIFAKRDQEMEKRLKDLQRETESVRTARSAMRDACVMSVTPS from the exons ATGGAAAGCAAAAAGCATACCACGGAAAATCAGAATTTGACCCAAAAAAATCAAAGTAGGGAGCTCAGAATCGTGAAAAACCTGgcaaatgtcaaatcaaatgtatggAATCATTTTGGAGTAATCGTTAACGCTGACAAACAACTTGTGGATGGATTCGCCGCATGCAAAAAGTGCAAGCGGGTGTTAGCCTATGACAGTCAAAGAACGGGCACTTCCAGCTTGAAAAAACACATTGGGAGATGCACG ACATTAAAGTTAAAAAGAGAAGCCGCAATAAAGGCAGAGAAGACCATGTCTAAGAGCACATATGaagaagaggaagatgaggaggaggatgagcatCTCACCAAGACTGGGATGTCAAA GCAAGATCCCAATACTTCAGAGGTAGCCATGACAGAAG ACGGGGCTGCAGAGCAGTTTGAGTTTCAGTATGGACTGGAGGGACCAACATTTAAGAATGACAATGGGGAG TGCTCCAAGAGCCATCTGTCCATCATCAAAGTGGAACAACTGGACCCCCTTCTCCCTGACCAAAACG TTCTTTCCCCAGACTCCAGCTGTGGTTCTGGGTCACCTAGGGATCCTGGGCCTCCTGGCTCGTCTGGTTTTGGGTCCAGTATGAGTCCAGCTGCACAGTTCTTCAGGAAGTGCCACCAGGCAGGCTGCACACAGTTCATCTTCTCTGAGTTTGCCTCCCGCCTCAACACTATCACTGAGAGGATTTCATCCCAGCAGGCCAGCGAAGAAG ATTTCAACCTCACCCTGAAAGTGCTGGAGGCCTCTGGGATGCTGCCAGAGATCTTTGCAAAGAGAGACCAAG AAATGGAGAAGAGACTGAAGGATttgcagagagagactgaatcGGTGAGGACTGCCAGGTCTGCCATGAGAGATGCCTGTGTCATGAGCGTCACCCCATCATGA
- the LOC115186319 gene encoding uncharacterized protein LOC115186319 isoform X5 has protein sequence MSKSTYEEEEDEEEDEHLTKTGMSKQDPNTSEVAMTEDGAAEQFEFQYGLEGPTFKNDNGECSKSHLSIIKVEQLDPLLPDQNVLSPDSSCGSGSPRDPGPPGSSGFGSSMSPAAQFFRKCHQAGCTQFIFSEFASRLNTITERISSQQASEEDFNLTLKVLEASGMLPEIFAKRDQEMEKRLKDLQRETESVRTARSAMRDACVMSVTPS, from the exons ATGTCTAAGAGCACATATGaagaagaggaagatgaggaggaggatgagcatCTCACCAAGACTGGGATGTCAAA GCAAGATCCCAATACTTCAGAGGTAGCCATGACAGAAG ACGGGGCTGCAGAGCAGTTTGAGTTTCAGTATGGACTGGAGGGACCAACATTTAAGAATGACAATGGGGAG TGCTCCAAGAGCCATCTGTCCATCATCAAAGTGGAACAACTGGACCCCCTTCTCCCTGACCAAAACG TTCTTTCCCCAGACTCCAGCTGTGGTTCTGGGTCACCTAGGGATCCTGGGCCTCCTGGCTCGTCTGGTTTTGGGTCCAGTATGAGTCCAGCTGCACAGTTCTTCAGGAAGTGCCACCAGGCAGGCTGCACACAGTTCATCTTCTCTGAGTTTGCCTCCCGCCTCAACACTATCACTGAGAGGATTTCATCCCAGCAGGCCAGCGAAGAAG ATTTCAACCTCACCCTGAAAGTGCTGGAGGCCTCTGGGATGCTGCCAGAGATCTTTGCAAAGAGAGACCAAG AAATGGAGAAGAGACTGAAGGATttgcagagagagactgaatcGGTGAGGACTGCCAGGTCTGCCATGAGAGATGCCTGTGTCATGAGCGTCACCCCATCATGA
- the LOC115186319 gene encoding uncharacterized protein LOC115186319 isoform X4 has protein sequence MLNHLERIHHLSLRHIKTQRELMAAVRGKAPTLKLKREAAIKAEKTMSKSTYEEEEDEEEDEHLTKTGMSKQDPNTSEVAMTEDGAAEQFEFQYGLEGPTFKNDNGECSKSHLSIIKVEQLDPLLPDQNVLSPDSSCGSGSPRDPGPPGSSGFGSSMSPAAQFFRKCHQAGCTQFIFSEFASRLNTITERISSQQASEEDFNLTLKVLEASGMLPEIFAKRDQEMEKRLKDLQRETESVRTARSAMRDACVMSVTPS, from the exons ATGTTAAACCATTTAGAAAGGATCCATCATCTGTCGTTAAGACATATCAAAACACAGCGAGAGCTGATGGCTGCCGTTAGAGGTAAGGCTCCT ACATTAAAGTTAAAAAGAGAAGCCGCAATAAAGGCAGAGAAGACCATGTCTAAGAGCACATATGaagaagaggaagatgaggaggaggatgagcatCTCACCAAGACTGGGATGTCAAA GCAAGATCCCAATACTTCAGAGGTAGCCATGACAGAAG ACGGGGCTGCAGAGCAGTTTGAGTTTCAGTATGGACTGGAGGGACCAACATTTAAGAATGACAATGGGGAG TGCTCCAAGAGCCATCTGTCCATCATCAAAGTGGAACAACTGGACCCCCTTCTCCCTGACCAAAACG TTCTTTCCCCAGACTCCAGCTGTGGTTCTGGGTCACCTAGGGATCCTGGGCCTCCTGGCTCGTCTGGTTTTGGGTCCAGTATGAGTCCAGCTGCACAGTTCTTCAGGAAGTGCCACCAGGCAGGCTGCACACAGTTCATCTTCTCTGAGTTTGCCTCCCGCCTCAACACTATCACTGAGAGGATTTCATCCCAGCAGGCCAGCGAAGAAG ATTTCAACCTCACCCTGAAAGTGCTGGAGGCCTCTGGGATGCTGCCAGAGATCTTTGCAAAGAGAGACCAAG AAATGGAGAAGAGACTGAAGGATttgcagagagagactgaatcGGTGAGGACTGCCAGGTCTGCCATGAGAGATGCCTGTGTCATGAGCGTCACCCCATCATGA